The Arachis ipaensis cultivar K30076 chromosome B03, Araip1.1, whole genome shotgun sequence region TCAACATGGGGGAAGTCTTTCCCGTGTGAATCATAAGCCTTCTGTTTCCAATAGTGAGAATAAGCAGTGCTACACGAGTTCTGAGCCAAAGCCGAAGCACCCTCAGATACTGAGCACCGCTCAGCTCATCTCTGCAGTAGGACAGATATGGGATTCTGCAAGTTGCCCATTGTCAGTTTTGCTCCGCAAGGAAAATGTGAATCAAGATGATAAAGGGTTCCCGATAAAGAATATTCCTGATGGCATTCATGTGGAAAGGAATGGAGGGGTATGTAGCTCAACTAACACTAATTACTTTCATGTTAATGTGGGAGCTACAGCATATGGTTCACAGATTTTGCAGGAAAAATTAGATTTCCCTACGGTAACACAAAAGGCATTGGTGCTTCAGTCACGTAATGGACGTCAAGAGCATATTGGTTCTTTGTTCCAGAGATTTATGCAGGCCACTGATAACAGTTTAAACGAATATCGGAAAGAAACAAAACTTGGGACTGAGAAAATCTCATTTCAATCCCGAAATGTTTATTGGTGGATGAGTAGGGATGCACCTAAAGGACTTAAATACCACGTGAAGGCTACAGATCTTGggaacaagaaaaataatttCCCAGTGGGTGGGGACTGCATTTCAACAGATACAAGCACCTTGGCGGTGGCTAATGAGAGTGATGTTTACAATCCTGATTTAGTTTTAGATGAAGATCTACCATTATCCAGTGGTACAGCTACGGACAGAGAAAATGTTAGCACTCTGTGTTCGGATTATTTTCTTCCAGTTTTGCCTGACACTAATTCTGATGTTGGTGCTTGGCAGATCTCGTCTTCTAATATCTATGCAGATTATCATATTAAATCTTTACATACCCGTGATAGTGCTTCTGTCCAGTGCCAGCATAAGCTTGACAATAATGAAATGCTGGAAATTCAAAGAAGACATTTTGCGGATATAACCGATGATGAAGCTAAGGTTCAGAGCTTTGCAGCAACCCGTCAGAAGCCTTGTTATTCTGTTGCAAAGCAAGAGCATGCTTTTTCTGGGGCATTGGCTGGTGTATGTGTTAGCCTTTGTTTACATCCAGTTGACACGATTAAGACGGTTATTCAGTCATGCCGTGCAGAACAGAGATCCATTGTTAACATTGGTAAATCAGTTGTTTCTGACAGAGGTTGGTCTTTGCTAGATATCTATGTGTTGTTTAATTTATAAACTTTCCCTTTTGAACTAAATCCTccactagtttttttttttttttttactcattGNNNNNNNNNNNNNNNNNNNNNNNNNNNNNNNNNNNNNNNNNNNNNNNNNNNNNNNNNNNNNNNNNNNNNNNNNNNNNNNNNNNNNNNNNNNNNNNNNNNNNNNNNNNNNNNNNNNNNNNNNNNNNNNNNNNNNNNNNNNNNNNNNNNNNNNNNNNNNNNNNNNNNNNNNNNNNNNNNNNNNNNNNNNNNNNNNNNNNNNNNNNNNNNNNNNNNNNNNNNNNNNNNNNNNNNNNNNNNNNNNNNNNNNNNNNNNNNNNNNNNNNNNNNNNNNNNNNNNNNNNNNNNNNNNNNNNNNNNNNNNNNNNNNNNNNNNNNNNNNNNNNNNNNNNNNNNNNNNNNNNNNNNNNNNNNNNNNNNNNNNNNNNNNNNNNNNNNNNNNNNNNNNNNNNNNNNNNNNNNNNNNNNNNNNNNNACTCAGAGTTGATGAACTGCTTTCAGGATTGCTCGGACTATATCGTGGAATTACTACAAACATTGCATGTTCTGCTCCAATATCTGCAGTTTATACTTTCACCTATGAATCGATTAAAGCAGCTTTGGTTCCTTATCTTCCAAAGGTAAGCTGCTTTGGTTCCCTATCTTCCAAAGGTAGCTTGTCTTTCATTATATCCAATCCATATCTATCTTGTGGTTTTTCCCCCAATTTTATTCTGCATGTGGCACCATGACACCATCTAGATGTGCCTGAGTCATAAATAACTTTTGCTTATTATGTGCAGGAGTATTATTCTTTTGCCCATTGTGTGGGGGGTGGTGCTGCAAGTATTGCGACCTCTTTTATTTTCACTCCTAGTGAACGAATTAAGCAGCAGATGCAAGTTGGGTCGCATTATCGCAGCTGTTGGTATGGCTCAGACCTTTTTATCATCTGTACCTGTCACCACTTCTTGATCTGATTGAGGATGCCTTGGCTTTGTGTGTTTTGTGAATCTATTCAATCATTGAAAATTTGGAATCTGTATTCCCTGTTACAAAAAGAATTGTAAtctattttcattctttcttGGAGTACTTTCCTATGCAATacttttctattttctaattgtattacttttacttttccctGCTTATGAATATAATCTATGCAGGGATGCTTTGGTTGGAATTATCAGAAATGGTGGGTTTACATCCCTTTATGCAGGTTGGGGAGCTGTACTGTGCCGAAATGTTCCACATTCAATTATCAAGGTTAATAGGTGTTTCAACTTTCAATACATGTTTATTAATTACATACAAAATAGATTGTCTCCAAGATGCATGTGCTATCCAGCTATGAGGAATTGGTGGTTTGCTATTTTCCATCTTTGCTGCCAACTTTGACCCTGGACTTTTTCATATCTTAATATGAGTGTAGAGGAAGCTTTGTATGATTGTTGATTTTTTCATCTCTAACTTCTGCTGTTAATATTATTCTGTAGTTGCTTTCGTAAGTTCTTTGTGATAAGGTTTTACTTATGGCTATTTTCTGTGAACAATTAT contains the following coding sequences:
- the LOC107630792 gene encoding uncharacterized protein LOC107630792 isoform X1, whose translation is MSGCNKSPKSDQHSIKYKRNQHGGSLSRVNHKPSVSNSENKQCYTSSEPKPKHPQILSTAQLISAVGQIWDSASCPLSVLLRKENVNQDDKGFPIKNIPDGIHVERNGGVCSSTNTNYFHVNVGATAYGSQILQEKLDFPTVTQKALVLQSRNGRQEHIGSLFQRFMQATDNSLNEYRKETKLGTEKISFQSRNVYWWMSRDAPKGLKYHVKATDLGNKKNNFPVGGDCISTDTSTLAVANESDVYNPDLVLDEDLPLSSGTATDRENVSTLCSDYFLPVLPDTNSDVGAWQISSSNIYADYHIKSLHTRDSASVQCQHKLDNNEMLEIQRRHFADITDDEAKVQSFAATRQKPCYSVAKQEHAFSGALAGVCVSLCLHPVDTIKTVIQSCRAEQRSIVNIGKSVVSDRGLLGLYRGITTNIACSAPISAVYTFTYESIKAALVPYLPKEYYSFAHCVGGGAASIATSFIFTPSERIKQQMQVGSHYRSCWDALVGIIRNGGFTSLYAGWGAVLCRNVPHSIIKFYTYESLKKVMPSLSSTIQPNAFQALLCGGLAGSTAALFTTPFDVIKTRLQTQLPGSINQYDNVFQGLYKISKSEGLKGLYRGLTPRLIMYMSQGSLFFASYEFFKKVFSLEASNPTGSHVHKC
- the LOC107630792 gene encoding uncharacterized protein LOC107630792 isoform X2; this translates as MSGCNKSPKSDQHSIKYKRNQHGGSLSRVNHKPSVSNSENKQCYTSSEPKPKHPQILSTAQLISAVGQIWDSASCPLSVLLRKENVNQDDKGFPIKNIPDGIHVERNGGILQEKLDFPTVTQKALVLQSRNGRQEHIGSLFQRFMQATDNSLNEYRKETKLGTEKISFQSRNVYWWMSRDAPKGLKYHVKATDLGNKKNNFPVGGDCISTDTSTLAVANESDVYNPDLVLDEDLPLSSGTATDRENVSTLCSDYFLPVLPDTNSDVGAWQISSSNIYADYHIKSLHTRDSASVQCQHKLDNNEMLEIQRRHFADITDDEAKVQSFAATRQKPCYSVAKQEHAFSGALAGVCVSLCLHPVDTIKTVIQSCRAEQRSIVNIGKSVVSDRGLLGLYRGITTNIACSAPISAVYTFTYESIKAALVPYLPKEYYSFAHCVGGGAASIATSFIFTPSERIKQQMQVGSHYRSCWDALVGIIRNGGFTSLYAGWGAVLCRNVPHSIIKFYTYESLKKVMPSLSSTIQPNAFQALLCGGLAGSTAALFTTPFDVIKTRLQTQLPGSINQYDNVFQGLYKISKSEGLKGLYRGLTPRLIMYMSQGSLFFASYEFFKKVFSLEASNPTGSHVHKC
- the LOC107630792 gene encoding uncharacterized protein LOC107630792 isoform X4, which encodes MSGCNKSPKSDQHSIKYKRNQHGGSLSRVNHKPSVSNSENKQCYTSSEPKPKHPQILSTAQLISAVGQIWDSASCPLSVLLRKENVNQDDKGFPIKNIPDGIHVERNGGVCSSTNTNYFHVNVGATAYGSQILQEKLDFPTVTQKALVLQSRNGRQEHIGSLFQRFMQATDNSLNEYRKETKLGTEKISFQSRNVYWWMSRDAPKGLKYHVKATDLGNKKNNFPVGGDCISTDTSTLAVANESDVYNPDLVLDEDLPLSSGTATDRENVSTLCSDYFLPVLPDTNSDVGAWQISSSNIYADYHIKSLHTRDSASVQCQHKLDNNEMLEIQRRHFADITDDEAKVQSFAATRQKPCYSVAKQEHAFSGALAGVCVSLCLHPVDTIKTVIQSCRAEQRSIVNIGKSVVSDRGLLGLYRGITTNIACSAPISAVYTFTYESIKAALVPYLPKEYYSFAHCVGGGAASIATSFIFTPSERIKQQMQVGSHYRSCWDALVGIIRNGGFTSLYAGWGAVLCRNVPHSIIKFYTYESLKKVMPSLSSTIQPNAFQALLCGGLAGSTAALFTTPFDVIKTRLQTQWIAAPWLYKSI
- the LOC107630792 gene encoding mitochondrial aspartate-glutamate transporter AGC1 isoform X3; protein product: MSGCNKSPKSDQHSIKYKRNQHGGSLSRVNHKPSVSNSENKQCYTSSEPKPKHPQILSTAQLISAVGQIWDSASCPLSVLLRKENVNQDDKGFPIKNIPDGIHVERNGGVCSSTNTNYFHVNVGATAYGSQILQEKLDFPTVTQKALVLQSRNGRQEHIGSLFQRFMQATDNSLNEYRKETKLGTEKISFQSRNVYWWMSRDAPKGLKYHVKATDLGNKKNNFPVGGDCISTDTSTLAVANESDVYNPDLVLDEDLPLSSGTATDRENISSSNIYADYHIKSLHTRDSASVQCQHKLDNNEMLEIQRRHFADITDDEAKVQSFAATRQKPCYSVAKQEHAFSGALAGVCVSLCLHPVDTIKTVIQSCRAEQRSIVNIGKSVVSDRGLLGLYRGITTNIACSAPISAVYTFTYESIKAALVPYLPKEYYSFAHCVGGGAASIATSFIFTPSERIKQQMQVGSHYRSCWDALVGIIRNGGFTSLYAGWGAVLCRNVPHSIIKFYTYESLKKVMPSLSSTIQPNAFQALLCGGLAGSTAALFTTPFDVIKTRLQTQLPGSINQYDNVFQGLYKISKSEGLKGLYRGLTPRLIMYMSQGSLFFASYEFFKKVFSLEASNPTGSHVHKC